In a genomic window of Phyllostomus discolor isolate MPI-MPIP mPhyDis1 chromosome 5, mPhyDis1.pri.v3, whole genome shotgun sequence:
- the NADK gene encoding NAD kinase — protein sequence MEPEEVGVRKGLSGDAAYRCAACHGGEDAGPGRPLRGRAKSRSLSAAPALPSTKEFRRTRSLHGPCPVTTFGPKACVLQNPQTVMHIQDPASQRLTWSKSPKSVLVIRKIRDASLLQPFKELCAYLMEEKNMVVYVEKKVLEDPAIVGDDGFGTVKKKFCTFREDYDDISNRIDFIICLGGDGTLLYASSLFQGSVPPVMAFHLGSLGFLTPFNFENFQTQVTQVIQGNAAVVLRSRLKVKVVKELRGKKVAAPNGVSENGVLASDRDTEAGKQVLQYQVLNEVVIDRGPSSYLSNVDVYLDGHLITTVQGDGVIVSTPTGSTAYAAAAGASMIHPNVPAIMITPICPHSLSFRPIVVPAGVELKIMLSPEARNTAWVSLDGRKRQEIRHGDSLSITTSCYPLPSICVRDPVSDWFESLAQCLHWNVRKRQAHFAAEEAEEEETETETETEG from the exons ATGGAGCCGGAGGAGGTCGGCGTGCGGAAGGGGCTGAGCGGGGACGCGGCCTACCGCTGCGCCGCCTGCCACGGGGGTGAGGACGCGGGGCCGGGCCGCCCCCTGCGCGGCCGGGCCAAGTCCCGCAGCCTGTCGGCCGCGCCCGCCCTCCCCAGCACGAAGGAGTTCAG gagGACCCGCTCTCTGCACGGGCCGTGCCCGGTGACCACCTTCGGACCAAAGGCCTGCGTGCTGCAGAACCCCCAGACCGTCAT GCACATCCAGGACCCCGCCAGCCAGCGGCTGACGTGGAGCAAGTCCCCAAAGAGCGTCCTCGTCATCAGGAAGATCCGGGACGCCAGCCTGCTGCAGCCCTTCAAGGAGCTCTGCGCGTACCTGATGGAG GAGAAGAACATGGTTGTGTACGTGGAGAAGAAGGTCCTGGAAGACCCCGCCATCGTGGGTGACGACGGCTTCGGGACGGTGAAGAAGAAGTTCTGCACCTTCCGAGAAG ACTATGACGACATCTCCAACCGCATCGACTTCATCATCTGCCTGGGCGGGGACGGGACGCTGCTGTACGCCTCCTCGCTCTTCCAG GGCAGCGTGCCTCCGGTCATGGCGTTCCACCTGGGCTCCCTGGGCTTCCTGACCCCCTTCAACTTCGAGAACTTCCAGACCCAGGTCACGCAGGTGATCCAGG GGAACGCAGCTGTTGTGCTCCGGAGCCGGCTGAAGGTCAAGGTCGTGAAGGAGCTCAGAGGGAAGAAGGTTGCCGCCCCCAACGGGGTCAGTGAGAACGGGGTGCTGGCTTCGGACCGAGACACGGAGGCCGGGAAGCAGGTCCTGCAGTACCAG GTCCTGAACGAGGTGGTGATCGACAGAGGCCCCTCCTCCTACCTGTCCAACGTGGACGTGTACCTGGACGGGCACCTCATCACCACGGTGCAGGGCGACG GTGTCATCGTGTCCACCCCGACGGGCAGCACGGCGTACGCGGCGGCGGCCGGGGCCTCCATGATCCACCCCAACGTGCCGGCCATCATGATCACGCCCATCTGCCCCCACTCGCTGTCCTTCCGGCCCATCGTGGTCCCCGCAGGGGTCGAGCTGAAG ATCATGCTGTCACCGGAAGCAAGGAACACCGCCTGGGTGTCCCTGGACGGACGCAAGAGGCAGGAGATCCGCCACGGGGACAG CCTCAGCATCACTACCTCGTGCTACCCGCTCCCCTCCATCTGCGTCCGGGACCCCGTGAGCGACTGGTTCGAGAGCCTGGCCCAGTGCCTGCACTGGAACGTGCGCAAG